In Atopobium sp. oral taxon 416, the genomic stretch AGGTGAGCCCCAAGGGGTCTAGAAGGTAGTGCCTGGCGACGTTTGAGGCCGCATAGAGGGAGAAGCAGCGCCAGTTTTGAAGCAAAAGCTCAGGGTAGCGTGACTTATCCGTGCTGGGTGGTTGCGTTGCCACTACAGCTGCTCCTTGATTGCGGCTTCTACATTCTTCATGTCTTCCGTGGGCTCAAAGCGCTTCACAAGCTTACCGTTGCGGTCGATCAGGAATTTGGTGAAGTTCCAGCGGATATAGGCCTTGTCCCCGAACTGCTTGGCGTTCTCGTTGGAGAAGGGACGCAGAGAGGCTGCCTTAGCGCCGGTGAAGCCCTTGAACGGTGCCTCGAGGGAGAGATCCCGGAAGAGGGGCTCTGCGTGATCCCCATCGACATCGATCTTCTTGAAACGCGGGAATGTGGTGTCGTACTTGAGGGTGCAGAAGTTGTTGATTTCATCATCGCTGCCCGGGGCTTGACCCATGAACTGGTTGCAGGGGAAGTCAAGGATCTCAAAGCCCTGATCGTGGTACTCCCTGTAGATGCGCTCCAAGTCTTTGTACTGCGGGGTGAAGCCACAACCGGTAGCGGTGTTGACAATCAGGAGGACCTTGCCCTTGTACTGGTCGAGTTTGGTCTGCGTACCGTCCTGTTTGGTGACGGTGTAGTCGTAGTAGCTCATGTGTCATCCTTTCATCGTGTGGTACTTTTTACTGATACTTAGTGCTATAGCCTCCTGAGTAAATATATTGCGCACAATTAAGCTGTACACAATATATTCACATATAAGAAATTGATATCGATAAGAAAGGGGTATGCGGTAGGGAAGGTGGGTCAACGCCGAGTAGCCTCGTGCTGCGCGGCAGCTTCCCGTACCTCCGCTACCTGCATCTGCTCAAAGTGGGGGCCTAAGAGCTTACCGAAGAGTGCTGCAAAGAACTGGTTGAAGAGTGTGCCGGTCTGCACCGGGAAGACCGTGATAGGCGGGAAGTAGGTTTGGGCGA encodes the following:
- a CDS encoding glutathione peroxidase, producing the protein MSYYDYTVTKQDGTQTKLDQYKGKVLLIVNTATGCGFTPQYKDLERIYREYHDQGFEILDFPCNQFMGQAPGSDDEINNFCTLKYDTTFPRFKKIDVDGDHAEPLFRDLSLEAPFKGFTGAKAASLRPFSNENAKQFGDKAYIRWNFTKFLIDRNGKLVKRFEPTEDMKNVEAAIKEQL